The Chitinophaga sp. H8 genome contains a region encoding:
- a CDS encoding sialidase family protein: MNTLRFLLGTLLLTGIITAGYAQDAALPFKIISKGGDAGDYQAFPDACRLKNGEIVAVFYAGDGHVTYNSTNYPKAGRICMVRSADEGKTWTSPVTIYDDVNDNRDPHIAQLSDGTLICSFFSLVFETAGSKEWKGSNPSVIRSSDNGKTWDQQATVIATNTPNWFCSAEVREMPDGSCLLPVYHQDSKNGNYKAWGGVIRSTDKGKTWEKEVSIGEDANLFLPAETDVVLLKKKVLFAALRGDIKTKVNMHYATSKDLGKTWTTVQDIGFQGHSPSFTRLRSGEILMSYRAFTDDHETKTGYTGLRISRNEGKSWEGPYLIDKKWGAYPATVELKDGSILIIYYEEGKQSAVRALRFKKPAKAGNVPFDTPQPVSTLDL, translated from the coding sequence ATGAATACATTACGTTTTTTATTAGGAACGCTGCTGTTGACAGGGATTATTACAGCAGGCTATGCGCAGGATGCTGCGTTACCCTTTAAGATAATTTCCAAAGGAGGAGATGCCGGCGATTATCAGGCTTTTCCTGATGCCTGCCGCTTAAAGAACGGAGAAATTGTAGCGGTGTTTTATGCCGGAGATGGTCATGTTACCTACAACAGCACCAATTATCCTAAGGCTGGCCGTATCTGCATGGTGCGTTCTGCGGACGAAGGGAAAACATGGACTTCCCCCGTTACCATATATGACGATGTAAATGATAACCGGGATCCTCATATTGCACAGCTCAGTGATGGAACGCTCATCTGCAGCTTTTTTTCTCTGGTGTTTGAAACGGCCGGGAGTAAAGAATGGAAAGGCAGTAATCCCAGTGTGATCCGCTCATCAGATAATGGAAAAACCTGGGATCAGCAGGCTACTGTAATTGCTACCAATACGCCAAATTGGTTTTGTTCTGCTGAGGTAAGAGAAATGCCGGATGGCAGTTGCCTGCTGCCGGTATATCATCAGGATAGTAAAAATGGGAACTATAAAGCCTGGGGTGGTGTAATCCGGTCTACTGATAAAGGGAAGACCTGGGAAAAGGAAGTGTCGATCGGTGAGGATGCTAATCTATTCCTGCCGGCAGAAACGGATGTTGTATTACTAAAGAAAAAAGTATTGTTTGCGGCATTGCGTGGCGATATCAAGACAAAAGTGAATATGCATTATGCCACCAGTAAGGATTTGGGTAAAACCTGGACAACGGTACAGGATATTGGATTTCAGGGGCATTCCCCTTCCTTTACCCGCTTGCGGTCTGGTGAAATATTAATGTCTTACCGGGCATTTACAGATGATCATGAAACAAAGACCGGTTATACCGGGTTGCGTATCAGCCGCAATGAAGGTAAATCCTGGGAAGGTCCATATCTGATAGATAAAAAATGGGGGGCTTATCCCGCTACGGTGGAATTGAAGGATGGCTCCATACTGATCATTTATTATGAAGAAGGAAAACAAAGCGCAGTGAGAGCGTTGCGTTTTAAGAAACCAGCTAAAGCGGGTAATGTTCCGTTTGATACACCTCAGCCGGTGAGTACACTTGATTTATAG
- a CDS encoding MFS transporter, producing the protein MAITSINTTIVSKLPARAWLVVGLLCVVGCLNYLDRMMITTMRTSLTEAIPMTDAQFGLLTSVFLWTYGVLSPFAGYLADRFNRSRVIIVSLFVWSAVTWLTAHATTFNELLITRALMGISEACYIPAALALIADYHRGSTRSLATGVHMGGIMIGQSLGFMGGWIAERHGWSGAFSVFGMVGIVYAVVLALLLRDAPKEENELSVTATAEKPISFFDGIRQLFGEKSYWVVLAYWGLVGVVSWLILVWLPSYYKEHFHLSQSVAGFYATGYFHMASLAGVLIGGYWADRWSRTNPRARILVPAIGLCIGVPCIFIASGTDILALAIGCFMVYALTRTFTDANMMPILCMISDARYRATGYGILNLFGCLIGGLGIYAGGALRDTHVDMGLIFRCAALTMIICAVLLFILKPKYRDS; encoded by the coding sequence ATGGCAATTACTTCCATTAACACCACTATTGTTTCAAAACTACCAGCACGTGCGTGGCTGGTAGTTGGCCTGCTCTGTGTAGTAGGGTGTTTGAATTACCTGGATCGCATGATGATCACCACTATGCGAACCTCGTTAACGGAGGCAATTCCTATGACGGATGCGCAGTTTGGATTACTCACTTCTGTATTCCTCTGGACATATGGTGTGTTAAGCCCATTTGCAGGTTACCTGGCCGACCGGTTTAACCGTAGCCGGGTGATCATTGTAAGTTTGTTTGTATGGTCTGCTGTTACCTGGTTGACAGCCCACGCCACTACGTTCAATGAGTTGCTGATTACCCGTGCATTAATGGGAATCAGTGAAGCCTGTTATATTCCGGCAGCATTGGCCCTGATAGCCGATTATCACCGGGGTAGTACCCGGTCATTGGCTACCGGTGTGCATATGGGAGGAATTATGATTGGCCAGAGTCTGGGTTTTATGGGAGGATGGATTGCAGAGCGCCATGGATGGAGTGGTGCGTTCAGCGTTTTTGGCATGGTAGGTATTGTGTATGCCGTTGTGTTAGCACTTTTATTGCGGGATGCTCCAAAGGAAGAAAATGAATTGTCTGTAACGGCAACGGCAGAAAAGCCCATCAGTTTTTTTGATGGCATCCGTCAGTTGTTTGGAGAAAAAAGTTACTGGGTAGTGTTGGCTTATTGGGGATTGGTAGGGGTAGTAAGCTGGTTGATACTGGTATGGCTCCCATCTTATTATAAAGAGCATTTTCACCTGTCGCAAAGTGTGGCAGGTTTTTATGCCACCGGTTATTTTCATATGGCCAGCCTGGCTGGTGTATTGATAGGCGGATATTGGGCCGACAGGTGGAGCCGTACCAATCCACGGGCACGCATCCTGGTACCAGCCATTGGTTTGTGCATAGGAGTCCCCTGCATTTTTATAGCCAGTGGTACGGATATCCTTGCGCTGGCCATCGGATGTTTTATGGTATATGCCCTTACCCGCACTTTCACTGATGCCAATATGATGCCTATCTTATGCATGATCAGTGATGCCCGCTACCGGGCTACCGGCTATGGCATCCTTAATCTGTTTGGCTGCCTGATAGGTGGGCTGGGTATCTATGCCGGGGGAGCTTTACGGGACACGCATGTTGATATGGGATTGATTTTCCGCTGTGCTGCTTTAACGATGATCATTTGTGCGGTATTATTGTTTATACTGAAACCTAAATACCGGGATAGTTAA
- a CDS encoding HEAT repeat domain-containing protein: protein MIIPGMGTVFLSMMLSGNLSPAGMEVYPPFPAVVQTAADETCVNLLRNAMQEAGSFFVKVHAAEALINNNYPEGIATVFLPVFEGGTGREQIGAARVLAKLYQQDKERQAPFLDQIVKLFLTADSTIERLVALESLAKLGYKKPLPEIRKLALDGETGFKLMALWTLSNSGTAEDEAALATMLNAADPLAYRYAGYALRFMDKIRPSTYELLKKCASRIPANDANSVYVWSAWYVHALPEDSTAARKVLLTALAGAAGMRYEVAEALSLRGSMKDDQLLLKQLLADEVLDVQVAAANAKRRILSREGR from the coding sequence ATGATTATTCCAGGAATGGGTACTGTTTTTTTAAGTATGATGTTATCAGGTAATCTCAGTCCTGCAGGTATGGAGGTGTATCCTCCTTTTCCTGCTGTAGTACAAACGGCAGCAGATGAAACATGTGTTAACTTATTAAGAAATGCGATGCAGGAGGCCGGTTCTTTTTTTGTAAAGGTACATGCTGCCGAAGCGTTAATAAATAATAACTATCCGGAAGGAATAGCCACTGTTTTTTTACCGGTATTTGAAGGAGGCACTGGTAGAGAGCAGATAGGTGCTGCCAGAGTACTGGCAAAATTATATCAGCAGGATAAGGAGCGGCAGGCTCCCTTTTTAGACCAGATTGTAAAGCTGTTTTTAACGGCAGATAGTACTATTGAGCGATTGGTAGCATTGGAAAGCCTGGCTAAGCTGGGATACAAAAAGCCATTACCAGAAATCCGTAAGTTGGCGTTGGATGGAGAGACGGGCTTTAAGCTGATGGCATTGTGGACATTATCCAATTCCGGAACAGCAGAGGATGAGGCTGCATTAGCTACTATGCTGAATGCAGCTGATCCGCTGGCATACCGTTATGCCGGGTATGCACTACGTTTTATGGATAAGATCCGGCCATCTACTTATGAGTTATTGAAAAAATGCGCTAGTCGCATTCCCGCGAATGATGCAAACAGTGTGTATGTATGGAGTGCCTGGTATGTGCATGCATTGCCAGAAGATAGTACAGCTGCGAGGAAGGTACTTTTAACTGCATTGGCAGGTGCCGCAGGTATGCGTTATGAAGTAGCAGAAGCATTATCCCTACGTGGCTCGATGAAGGATGACCAGCTTTTATTAAAGCAGTTGTTGGCCGACGAAGTGCTGGATGTGCAGGTAGCAGCAGCGAATGCAAAGAGGAGGATATTATCACGGGAAGGACGGTAG
- a CDS encoding HpcH/HpaI aldolase family protein produces MKMRNSRVLQKLRAGEVVSCLKINFGDAQASELAAMSGFDCLWVDREHLAQDWSVVAAHTWATKAQNTDLMVRVPRGSYSDYIKPLEMDATGILVPHVMGVEDARKVVEMARFHPLGQRAIDGGSADGAYTRMDFQDYLRHSNEQKFIALQIEDVAAMDELEEIAALEGYDMLFFGPGDFSQSIGAPGNWTHPDLIAARKKVAEVARKYGKFAATSGGIQHLPDFIAMGYQFVNVGADVVGMSQYCNELQEKFAAARHNSK; encoded by the coding sequence ATGAAAATGAGAAACAGCCGGGTACTGCAAAAGTTGCGGGCCGGAGAAGTGGTAAGTTGTCTGAAGATAAATTTTGGAGATGCACAGGCATCAGAATTGGCCGCTATGTCAGGATTTGACTGTCTTTGGGTAGACCGGGAGCACCTGGCGCAGGATTGGTCTGTAGTAGCCGCACATACCTGGGCTACTAAAGCGCAAAATACCGACCTGATGGTGAGGGTGCCGAGAGGTAGCTACAGCGATTATATAAAGCCGCTGGAAATGGATGCTACCGGTATATTGGTACCACATGTGATGGGAGTGGAAGATGCCAGGAAAGTGGTTGAAATGGCACGCTTCCATCCGTTGGGGCAGCGTGCTATTGATGGTGGCAGCGCCGATGGTGCCTATACCAGGATGGATTTCCAGGATTATTTGCGTCACTCCAATGAACAGAAATTTATAGCCCTGCAGATAGAAGATGTAGCAGCCATGGATGAATTGGAAGAGATTGCTGCATTGGAGGGGTATGACATGCTTTTTTTCGGGCCAGGTGATTTTAGTCAGAGTATAGGAGCGCCGGGCAACTGGACGCATCCGGATCTGATCGCTGCCCGTAAGAAGGTAGCAGAAGTGGCCCGTAAATATGGCAAGTTTGCCGCTACCTCTGGCGGGATACAACATTTGCCTGATTTTATCGCTATGGGCTATCAGTTTGTAAATGTAGGTGCGGATGTAGTGGGGATGAGCCAGTATTGTAATGAGCTGCAGGAAAAATTTGCAGCAGCAAGGCACAACAGTAAATAA
- a CDS encoding aldo/keto reductase, which translates to MKKKALGSTGIQVSEIAFGGVEIGMPYGIGVNSEADMLPETAAIALLHEALDGGINFFDTARMYGNSEQIMGKAFHDRRQSVVLCSKCRHLRDVAGKLPPDNVLKQLIHTSLQESLASLQTDYLDVYMLHYGDAEILANPTIAAVFSGLQQSGVVRAIGLSVYTPKETALALKAGIWEVIQLPFNLLDQRQAVHFAAAEEQGTAIVVRSVLCKGLLSDRAKQLHPALDKVAHHIAGYNELLKDSAMDLPGLATRFALSFDAVSSILVGIDRSIYLQQAVKTAAGPVPPAAIIDRARELAYPDPEFLNLHHWHQMGWLP; encoded by the coding sequence ATGAAAAAAAAGGCATTGGGGTCTACAGGGATCCAGGTTTCGGAAATAGCCTTTGGAGGTGTGGAGATAGGGATGCCTTATGGTATAGGGGTAAATTCTGAAGCGGATATGCTGCCGGAAACAGCAGCGATAGCACTATTGCATGAAGCGTTGGATGGAGGGATTAATTTTTTTGATACCGCACGTATGTATGGCAATAGTGAACAGATTATGGGGAAGGCTTTCCATGACAGGCGCCAGTCGGTAGTACTGTGTTCCAAGTGTCGGCATTTGCGGGATGTGGCAGGCAAGCTACCTCCCGACAATGTATTGAAACAACTTATTCATACCTCACTGCAAGAGAGCCTGGCATCTTTGCAAACAGATTATCTGGACGTATATATGCTGCATTATGGGGATGCAGAGATCCTGGCTAATCCAACGATTGCAGCCGTTTTTTCCGGATTGCAGCAGTCGGGTGTGGTACGTGCCATAGGGCTTTCTGTTTATACCCCGAAAGAAACAGCGCTGGCACTTAAAGCCGGTATCTGGGAAGTAATACAATTGCCTTTTAACCTTTTGGACCAGCGGCAGGCAGTACATTTTGCAGCAGCGGAGGAACAGGGAACTGCAATAGTGGTACGTTCTGTTTTGTGTAAAGGGCTGTTGAGCGACCGGGCCAAACAATTACATCCGGCATTGGATAAAGTGGCCCATCACATTGCCGGATATAATGAGCTGCTTAAAGATAGTGCGATGGACCTGCCGGGATTAGCTACCCGATTTGCATTGTCTTTTGATGCGGTGTCTTCCATATTGGTAGGCATTGACCGTAGTATTTATCTGCAGCAGGCGGTGAAGACAGCAGCAGGGCCGGTACCTCCTGCAGCTATTATAGACCGGGCCAGGGAACTGGCCTACCCTGATCCTGAATTCCTGAATCTGCATCATTGGCATCAAATGGGCTGGCTACCATAA
- a CDS encoding Gfo/Idh/MocA family oxidoreductase, protein MTTKIGIIGMSPGNAHPYSWSAIINGFFDGAEIIRVGYPGVTAYLQANKNTLGIDNAQVTHVWAQDVQIAESIAAATGIAHVVPQLEDMIGKVDAVILSRDDPEQHVAMARPFLDAGIPIFIDKPLAITTADMDWFAAQHAMGRFIMSCSSMRYSSEAGAVKMEMAALGALQFATAVGKKDWPKYGVHMLEALFALLDDPRPVAVKHIGKEGKDSVQITFENDFQVMIHMYMDISLTFQLSLFGKDGWRLIEYKNWYAMFRNNIIEFVRSVQQGSSRLAFEKTERIIRTLIAARESLESEGKTIYL, encoded by the coding sequence ATGACCACAAAAATAGGCATCATAGGTATGAGTCCGGGAAACGCCCACCCTTATTCCTGGTCGGCTATCATCAATGGTTTTTTTGATGGCGCCGAGATCATACGTGTAGGATATCCCGGAGTTACGGCTTACCTGCAGGCCAACAAGAATACATTGGGGATAGATAATGCACAGGTAACACACGTATGGGCACAGGATGTGCAAATTGCGGAGAGTATTGCCGCAGCTACCGGTATTGCCCATGTAGTACCTCAGCTGGAAGATATGATAGGGAAAGTAGATGCGGTGATTTTATCCCGTGATGATCCGGAGCAGCATGTAGCGATGGCACGGCCATTCCTGGATGCTGGTATTCCCATCTTTATTGATAAGCCACTTGCAATAACTACTGCAGATATGGATTGGTTTGCAGCACAGCACGCCATGGGCAGATTCATTATGTCTTGTTCTTCCATGCGTTATAGCAGCGAAGCAGGAGCGGTAAAAATGGAGATGGCAGCGCTGGGGGCATTGCAATTTGCAACGGCTGTAGGGAAAAAAGACTGGCCTAAATATGGCGTACATATGCTGGAGGCCTTGTTTGCATTGTTGGATGACCCTCGCCCGGTAGCAGTGAAACATATTGGCAAGGAAGGAAAGGATAGTGTGCAGATCACCTTTGAAAATGACTTTCAGGTGATGATACATATGTACATGGATATTTCGCTCACCTTCCAGCTTTCTTTGTTCGGAAAGGATGGATGGCGTCTGATTGAATATAAGAACTGGTATGCGATGTTCAGAAATAACATTATTGAATTTGTACGTTCGGTGCAGCAGGGAAGTTCCCGTCTGGCATTTGAAAAAACGGAGCGTATTATCCGTACTTTGATAGCTGCCCGCGAAAGCCTGGAAAGTGAAGGGAAAACTATTTATCTGTAA
- a CDS encoding SDR family oxidoreductase encodes MHIRELFSLNGKVALVTGGSGNYGKCMVEGLAEAGATVITASRDIVVGTATAAVFKEKGLEVHALQVDQGNTASVMALKRKIQDTFGQLDIFVNNAVARPMRSYDAPLAHFSESMQVNATGMMDILREMADLMQQGNGGSIINIASMMGMFGPDLSNYEGTDMGTPPPDYFFHNAGLINLTRYMARVLAGKQIRVNCISPGGFFNHQPARFLENYCKKVPLGRMANTDDIKGLVVLLASTAGAYINGENILMDGGLNA; translated from the coding sequence ATGCATATCAGGGAACTGTTTAGTCTTAATGGTAAAGTGGCACTGGTAACCGGTGGATCGGGCAATTATGGTAAATGCATGGTGGAAGGGCTTGCGGAAGCAGGAGCTACAGTAATTACTGCCTCCCGTGATATTGTGGTTGGGACAGCTACCGCAGCAGTTTTTAAGGAGAAGGGATTAGAGGTGCATGCCCTGCAGGTAGACCAGGGTAATACCGCCTCTGTGATGGCGCTTAAAAGAAAGATACAGGACACATTCGGGCAACTGGATATTTTTGTCAATAATGCTGTGGCACGGCCTATGCGCAGCTATGATGCTCCGTTAGCACACTTCAGTGAATCGATGCAGGTAAATGCCACGGGGATGATGGATATTTTACGGGAAATGGCTGATTTAATGCAACAAGGCAATGGTGGCAGTATCATCAATATCGCTTCTATGATGGGGATGTTTGGCCCTGACCTTTCTAATTATGAAGGCACGGATATGGGAACCCCTCCGCCTGATTACTTTTTTCATAATGCAGGGTTGATTAACCTCACCCGTTATATGGCAAGGGTATTGGCAGGAAAGCAGATACGGGTAAACTGTATCAGTCCGGGTGGATTTTTTAATCATCAGCCGGCACGTTTTCTGGAGAATTATTGCAAGAAGGTACCTTTGGGCCGTATGGCCAATACAGATGATATTAAAGGGTTGGTGGTGCTATTGGCTTCCACAGCAGGAGCATATATCAATGGTGAAAATATCCTGATGGACGGTGGATTGAATGCGTGA
- a CDS encoding TlpA disulfide reductase family protein, with translation MKAIKILVILLVCRNAHAQEYTLNAFIDGLTDGPVYLYRDDKTDTSFSKHGHFTFKGKVPHPQEAFLGFTDKSNFSFFLENQPIRITGQKKALEQLKITGGKTQQEYNAYKQLLQPVTDKIAPLYDLLQKEKEKKDSIFEVVQRIMDTAYYPLSTAFVKQHPDSYVSLYKLKELLYSKPVSEIEPAFAGLSSRLRNSAAGRQMQHEFDQIHLTAPGKPAIDFTMNTPEGKPVTLSSFRGSYVLLDFWASWCGPCRKENPALKKAYERFRGSNFQILAVSLDKDSSAWVKAITIDQLPWHHVADLKIWKNAAAQLYNVKSIPANFLISPDGIILAKNLNGEALEEKLATLIK, from the coding sequence ATGAAGGCTATTAAGATCCTTGTCATACTCCTCGTTTGTAGGAATGCCCATGCACAGGAGTATACACTAAACGCATTTATTGACGGGCTAACGGATGGGCCGGTATACCTCTACCGGGATGATAAAACAGATACCTCCTTTTCAAAGCATGGACACTTTACTTTTAAAGGGAAGGTACCACATCCGCAGGAAGCTTTCCTGGGCTTTACGGATAAAAGCAACTTTTCCTTCTTTCTTGAAAATCAGCCTATCCGTATAACAGGCCAAAAGAAAGCTTTGGAGCAATTGAAAATTACTGGTGGAAAAACCCAGCAGGAATACAATGCTTACAAGCAATTACTTCAACCGGTAACTGATAAGATAGCTCCTTTATACGATCTCCTGCAAAAGGAAAAGGAAAAAAAGGACAGCATTTTTGAAGTAGTGCAGCGCATCATGGATACAGCATATTATCCACTTTCCACTGCTTTTGTCAAACAACATCCCGACAGTTATGTGAGCTTGTATAAACTGAAAGAGTTGCTCTACAGCAAACCCGTATCTGAAATAGAACCAGCCTTTGCCGGATTATCATCCCGGCTGCGGAATTCCGCAGCCGGCCGGCAGATGCAACATGAATTTGATCAGATACATCTGACAGCACCCGGAAAACCAGCCATTGATTTTACCATGAATACCCCCGAAGGGAAGCCGGTAACACTCTCTTCCTTCCGGGGGAGTTATGTATTGCTGGATTTCTGGGCCAGCTGGTGCGGCCCCTGCAGGAAAGAAAATCCTGCCTTAAAAAAAGCGTATGAGCGCTTCCGTGGTAGTAATTTTCAGATACTGGCTGTATCGCTGGACAAAGATTCCAGCGCCTGGGTAAAAGCAATTACAATAGATCAATTACCCTGGCACCACGTGGCAGATCTTAAAATATGGAAAAATGCAGCCGCACAGCTATATAACGTAAAAAGTATTCCGGCCAACTTCCTGATCAGCCCGGATGGCATTATCCTGGCAAAAAACCTGAATGGGGAAGCCCTGGAAGAAAAGCTGGCAACATTGATCAAATAA
- a CDS encoding RagB/SusD family nutrient uptake outer membrane protein, producing the protein MFLDYKKIILFAGLTGLFACGKYLDRPTPDQAIGKGQITAGDIPLLLNGAYKSLPGTWPPQSYPMMDIYSDDIISVQGGNPAQFNPQAYEACNPLPSDGFGIGRNYSAAYTAIGNANLIISFIRSHPSPSLNQAMGEALTIRANGYLVLVEMHGGVVITLENETDIDKIRKPKSTEQEVYDAIINDLTAAIPLLNDFSTPEAASKQAAEQLLARVYLQRGKYKEAGDLAIKVIGAGNRTLSQGTFSNIFRFNSPTQEMIWYMAEGPLTSAYDRYGLFSLYSPGAPFRGNGTGFTWMDDNLADAYEATDTRRQVVRKQMNNAIGREVNYLLKYSTDTLQAAGNAFAIYPLLRISEAYLIAAEAAARQGSVDLTYFNALRKARNASVKTNTDFPTPAAFLKGIEQERRLELVGEGRRWQDMRRFNTALGFLQSKGRDKTRLYFPFTTTELLRNNKLVQNEGY; encoded by the coding sequence ATGTTTCTCGACTATAAAAAGATCATACTATTTGCAGGCCTGACAGGTTTGTTTGCCTGCGGAAAATACCTCGACCGGCCCACTCCTGACCAGGCTATCGGAAAAGGGCAGATAACCGCCGGAGATATTCCATTATTACTGAATGGCGCCTACAAGAGTTTGCCAGGCACCTGGCCTCCGCAGTCCTATCCGATGATGGATATTTACAGTGATGATATTATCTCCGTCCAGGGAGGTAATCCGGCACAATTTAACCCGCAGGCATATGAGGCCTGCAATCCTCTCCCCTCCGATGGGTTTGGGATTGGCAGAAATTACAGTGCTGCTTACACCGCTATTGGCAATGCCAATTTGATTATCAGTTTCATTCGCAGCCATCCTTCCCCTTCTCTGAATCAGGCTATGGGCGAAGCATTGACTATCCGGGCCAATGGCTATCTGGTACTGGTGGAAATGCATGGAGGCGTAGTTATTACCCTGGAGAATGAAACAGATATTGATAAGATCCGTAAGCCAAAGAGTACTGAACAGGAAGTGTATGATGCTATCATCAATGACCTCACAGCCGCTATTCCGTTGCTGAATGATTTCAGTACCCCTGAGGCTGCTTCCAAACAGGCAGCAGAGCAATTGCTGGCCAGAGTATACCTCCAAAGGGGGAAATATAAGGAAGCCGGAGACCTGGCCATAAAGGTAATAGGCGCCGGCAACCGTACGCTTTCACAGGGCACCTTCTCCAACATCTTCCGATTCAACAGCCCTACGCAGGAAATGATCTGGTATATGGCAGAAGGCCCGCTGACCTCCGCATACGACCGGTACGGACTATTCTCCCTGTACAGCCCGGGGGCGCCTTTCAGGGGTAATGGTACCGGCTTTACCTGGATGGATGACAACCTGGCTGATGCATATGAGGCTACTGATACCCGCAGACAGGTAGTACGCAAACAAATGAATAATGCGATTGGCCGTGAAGTGAATTACCTCCTGAAATATTCTACCGATACCCTTCAGGCGGCAGGGAATGCTTTTGCTATTTATCCACTGCTACGTATCAGTGAAGCATACCTGATTGCAGCAGAAGCTGCTGCCCGGCAAGGGAGCGTAGACCTTACTTATTTTAATGCCCTTCGCAAAGCCAGGAACGCAAGTGTTAAAACCAATACAGATTTTCCTACGCCTGCTGCCTTCCTGAAAGGCATCGAACAGGAAAGACGGCTGGAACTGGTAGGCGAAGGTCGCCGCTGGCAGGATATGCGCAGATTTAATACCGCCCTTGGATTCCTTCAGTCAAAAGGCAGAGATAAAACAAGATTGTACTTCCCGTTTACTACAACAGAATTGTTGCGCAACAATAAACTGGTACAAAATGAAGGCTATTAA